CCGCCGGACCCGACTTCGGAGACGGGTAGCCTCAGCCCGATTCTCGGGACGGTCAATCGTCTCCTGCCGGATGCGCCCTTCACCGACGTTCAGGGCAAAGCGGGTTCCCTTCGGGAATATCGCGGACAGATCGTGGTCGTTTCGATGACCTCCATCGGGTGCCCGGTCTCCAAGAAGGCGATGCCGGCCCTGGCGCGAATGGGGACAGAGAAGAAGAGCGACGGGGTTCAACTGTTGATGGTCAATCCCGATCCGGGGGTCAAGGCGGAAGAACTGCAACAGCATGCCGGGCAGTTTCCCGGCTGGCGTTATGTATCCGATCCCGAGGGCAAGCTTACGAGCGCGCTTTCGGCCAGAACGACCACGGAGACCTTTGTGATCGACGCGTCACAGACGCTGCGCTATCGCGGGGCGCTGGACGATCGCTTTGACGTGGGGTCGGTGAAGCAGTCCGCGGAATACCACGATTTCCTGGGCGACGCGATCGCGGCGGTGGTCGAGCAGCGGAAGCATTTCCCCCAGGTGACACCGGCACCGGGCTGCACGCTGACCACGGACGCCCCCGCGCAGACCGCCCCCGAGATCACGTGGCACAATCAGATCGCTCGCTTCGTCCAGGCGAATTGCCTGGAGTGTCACCGCCCCGGCGAGGCGGCGCCCTTTGCCCTGGAGACCTACGAGCAGGTGCTCGCGCGCAAGGCGATGATCGAGACGGTGCTTGAAGACAAGACCATGCCTCCGTGGTTTGCCGATGCGGCCTATGGGCACTGGCGCAACGCGCGCCTGGTGTCCGAGCCGGACCGACTGATGTTTACGGCCTGGATCAAGGCGGGTTGCCCGAAGGGCGATCCCATCGACGAGCCCACGCCGTTGCGCTGGCCCACGGGCTGGACTATCGGCACGCCGGACGTGGAGCTCCCGATGGTCCCCCAGCAGATTCCGGCCGAGGGCTTCATTCCTTGGCGCATCGTACCCGTGGACTATGAGATTAAGGAGGATCTCTGGGTATCCGAGGCGGAGATCAGACCGTCCGCACCTGAAGTCGTACACCACGCCATGCTTTTTGTCCAGTACGCGGACGACGATCCCCGGGGCGCCCACCAGACCCACGGCGAAAAAGGCCAGGGTGGCGGTTCGGAGGGCTATTGGCTGTCCTATTTCCCCGGCCGAAAGTGCATGATCCTTCCGAAGGGACGCGGCAAGCTGCTGCCGAAGGGCGGAAAGATTTCGATCCAGATGCACTACAACCCCAACGGAACGGCTGTGGAAGATCGGACCGTGGTTGGTCTGAAATTCCTTCCGGGCCCGCCGGAAGAGGCCGTCATCAGCGGTGGCGTGGTGAAGGGCGATTTCGTGATTCCGCCCAACTCGAAGTCGGAGTTCATCTACTCCAAGCGTTTCGCCGAAGATGTGCGCCTGATCGGCATCATGCCCCACATGCATTCCCGGGGCGCGGCGGCGGCGGCCTATCTGCAGCACGCCGATGGCCGTATCGAGACCTTGGTCGACGTTCCCAAGTACGATTTCGACTGGCAGATCTCCTATGAGTTTGATGAACCCATGCTGGTGGCCAAGGGCAGCCGAATCGTCATCAAGCACGCGTACGACAACACGCCCGAGAACCCGGACAATCCGGACCCGACCAAGGAAGTTCGACACGGCAACGCCACGTCCGATGAAATGATGATCAATTTCTTCGAGTGGGAGCCCGCGGGACCGGAGCCGAAAGAGGTGAGCCACAACCGGCCCTTCGAGTAGCTCGGGCCGGAGACTCCACCCCGATTCACATTTCCGACGACGAACTCCCCCGCCCGGCACACCACCGGGCGGGGGCTCTGCTTCTTGCGAAACGGGTACGCCGAGACGCGCGCCGGAGTTTACTCAATTATTTCACCTTGGAACCTTGTCTCGCGGCGCGGGCGGGGCCTATAATTCGGCTGCGTGAATTGCGGCTCAGCGCGGGCCGTGGCCCGCTTTCCGAGCCGGGGAGATTCGCGCACGAGCAGGCTCAGGAGGGGCCGCTCGACGGGGGCATAATCGGGGAACGCTCAAGCGAAGGTTCTTAACCATGCCCAAAATCATCACCGCGGATGAAGCCGCCAACCTTGTGCCCGATGGCGCGACCCTGGCCGTCGTGCCCATGCCCAGCGAAGAGGTCTACCCCGCTTTCGCCCGGTCTTTCGACGCAACGGGTTCACCCCGGGATCTTACGGTGGTCTGGACCGCCGGCATTGGACCGTTCAGCGCCGAGGCGCGGGGCATGAATCACTTTGCGCGGGAGGGCATGGTCAAGCGGGTGATCGCGGGCCATATCGGGCTCAACCATGCGATTGGCGAACTGGTGGCGACCAACAAAATTGAAGCCTACAATTTTCCCCAGGGTTCCCTGTCCCAGCTCTATCGCGAAATCGCCGCGAAACGGCCGGGCCTCATCACGGATATCGGCCTCGAAACCTTTGTCGATCCGCGCCTTGAAGGCGGCAAGATGAACGAGCGCACCCGGGCCTGCGAAGACCTGGTGGACGTGATCGAAATACTTGGCCAGGAGAAGTTGTTGTATAAATCCTTTCCGGTTCACGGGGCGATCATTCGCGGCACGTGCGCCGACGAGCTGGGCAACATATCCAATGCGGACGAGGCCCTGGACATGGAATGCCTTGCGGCCGCCATGGCCGCGCGGAACAGCGGCGGTATTGTGATCGCCCAGGTGGCGTATCTTTCCGAAGATCTCATCCACCCCCACGAAGTCTACGTTCCCGGTATTTTCGTGGACTATATCGTGGTGGCGGGCTCTCGCGAGAAGCATCCCCACACCATGTTTGTGGACCACGACCCGTCCTATTCGGGGCAGTCCCGGGCGGATCTATCCAACGCGGTGGCGCCCATGGCCATGAATACGGAGAAGATTATCTGCCGCCGCGCCTTCCTGGAGCTACGCGCGGGGATGAACATCAACCTCGGGGTGGGCATCCCCATGGGTGTGGCGCGCATCGCTTTTGAAGAGGGTCTGCTTGCGCAGGTGACCATGAACACCGAGGTGGGGCTGATTGGCGGCCTTCCCGAAGGCGGCAAGAATTTTGGCCCGGCGAAGAATCCCATGGCCTTTCTGACCCAGCCTTCCATGTTCGATTTCTACGACGGCGGCGGCCTCGATCTGGCCTGCCTGGGCATGGCCCAGACGGATCGTGAAGGCAACGTCAACGTGAGCAAGCTTGGTCCGCGCCTCATCGGCTGCGGCGGCTTCATCAACATCACCCAGTCCGCGAAGAAGTGCGTGTTCTGCGGCGAATTTTCCGCCGTGGGTTTCGACGCCGTGGTGGATCAGGGCCAGCTTGTCAT
This portion of the Candidatus Hydrogenedentota bacterium genome encodes:
- a CDS encoding acyl CoA:acetate/3-ketoacid CoA transferase encodes the protein MPKIITADEAANLVPDGATLAVVPMPSEEVYPAFARSFDATGSPRDLTVVWTAGIGPFSAEARGMNHFAREGMVKRVIAGHIGLNHAIGELVATNKIEAYNFPQGSLSQLYREIAAKRPGLITDIGLETFVDPRLEGGKMNERTRACEDLVDVIEILGQEKLLYKSFPVHGAIIRGTCADELGNISNADEALDMECLAAAMAARNSGGIVIAQVAYLSEDLIHPHEVYVPGIFVDYIVVAGSREKHPHTMFVDHDPSYSGQSRADLSNAVAPMAMNTEKIICRRAFLELRAGMNINLGVGIPMGVARIAFEEGLLAQVTMNTEVGLIGGLPEGGKNFGPAKNPMAFLTQPSMFDFYDGGGLDLACLGMAQTDREGNVNVSKLGPRLIGCGGFINITQSAKKCVFCGEFSAVGFDAVVDQGQLVIRQEGKVAKFVEAVEQITFSGRHARKHHKDVLFVTERCVFQLVPEGLLLKEIAPGIDLQRDVLDRMRFAPIVPTEVALMDAAIFRDGAMEVG
- a CDS encoding redoxin domain-containing protein; amino-acid sequence: MLGRETPGTSGEQSRKTFVWIRRGVILLVIATLIAGGPYAYGKLNRIRIRLVGDYKAKQIVAAATAMPPPDPTSETGSLSPILGTVNRLLPDAPFTDVQGKAGSLREYRGQIVVVSMTSIGCPVSKKAMPALARMGTEKKSDGVQLLMVNPDPGVKAEELQQHAGQFPGWRYVSDPEGKLTSALSARTTTETFVIDASQTLRYRGALDDRFDVGSVKQSAEYHDFLGDAIAAVVEQRKHFPQVTPAPGCTLTTDAPAQTAPEITWHNQIARFVQANCLECHRPGEAAPFALETYEQVLARKAMIETVLEDKTMPPWFADAAYGHWRNARLVSEPDRLMFTAWIKAGCPKGDPIDEPTPLRWPTGWTIGTPDVELPMVPQQIPAEGFIPWRIVPVDYEIKEDLWVSEAEIRPSAPEVVHHAMLFVQYADDDPRGAHQTHGEKGQGGGSEGYWLSYFPGRKCMILPKGRGKLLPKGGKISIQMHYNPNGTAVEDRTVVGLKFLPGPPEEAVISGGVVKGDFVIPPNSKSEFIYSKRFAEDVRLIGIMPHMHSRGAAAAAYLQHADGRIETLVDVPKYDFDWQISYEFDEPMLVAKGSRIVIKHAYDNTPENPDNPDPTKEVRHGNATSDEMMINFFEWEPAGPEPKEVSHNRPFE